The sequence below is a genomic window from Acanthochromis polyacanthus isolate Apoly-LR-REF ecotype Palm Island chromosome 14, KAUST_Apoly_ChrSc, whole genome shotgun sequence.
atttgctgTCATTTGAAAGAATAATTAGGCATATTCAGGGTTGAAAAAATAGTAAAACTATTATTATgttaactaaaaaaacaaacaaacaaaaaacaggccaatactgtaaataatcaaataatcaaaaaattctgtatttttgcagataatattttgttcttttacaatatttgaccctaaaattacagattttttttactgcatttaagagggaaaaaatattattttacagatatttgctggtaAACAAGCTAATCAAATGCAGAATACAACAAATCATGAGCTAAACAAAATGTATTTGCACTTGTATAAATAAGCCGTCCTTGAATCTTTCAAAAAGGAagcaaatgttcttaaaatcTGATCTGCTAAAGCTCAAATATCTTTCTGACGTGTTTTATCACAGTTTCACAGCGAGATATTTGCAGTAATGACGTtattgtgattgtgtgtgtggacattTCCCCGTAACTACAGTCTATGATAACTACATTTAGAGCATAACCTCTGTAATCATTAAAATATCTACAATGTACTAATACGTAACAGAGTAGGAATGGAAGGACATTTGTTAATTTATTTAGGTTGGATAAGCTATCATTAGAGCATAGACAgatttttttgggttttttgtcagcaacacagacactgaatttgCTCTGATTATTATAACTTATCTATTTGGGCTATTGTGTCATGGGACTTTATGGATGACTTTTTGACCTCATTAGGAAATGCATCTCTTCTACTACACTTTATTATCTGTCACccaaattattattaaatacaattaatgaTAGCAAGTATTTCCAAGGCTTGTCTTTACATATAGCTAATTGTAGCTAAGCAAATCATCAAAACAATTCTAAGGTACTTAGTTTGAGAACTAAGTACACTCACTGACTGTGACATTACTGTGAAACATGGgctaacaacaaaaagagagcTTGATGACCTTACTTTGCCAAGAGCACAGCATctcacattttatatttatttcacacagaaataaacttaaaaatggtaaaataacCAAGTTAAAACCTAATAACTGCTGGACTGGGCTAAAGCCTTAATATtggagacaaaaagcaacacaaagctGCCTTCTAACAGGTAGAAACCTCATTAGAAATGATCTGCACCAGTTTGTCTGAGGTTAAAGGAAACATATGTAAAGAGATAGCAGGAGGAAACAATAAACAATGCACAAGAGAACAAAACAGACTGGGGAGCCTGGAGAGACCAGCAACCGAAAATCTGAACATGATACCAGCAGAGAGGACACAAGTCAAACTATGGGAGAAAGAAGACCTGAAATGAATGCCATGGGTGGAAAGAGGGGCGGTgttcagtgcatcatgggagtaAATAAGAAAAGGACAATTCAGGGTTACCCGATATTAATATTTATCAAAAAGCAAAGTTTCAAATCTTATCTTGAAAGTGGAGACACTGTCTGCTTCCTGAACCCAAACTGGTTCCTGATAGCTAAAAGCTCTGCCTTCCATTCTACTGATGGGAACGTTAGGAACCACAAATAAGCTTCCACTCTGGCAGTAAAGTGTCCTATGGGGATTATATAACAATAATATGCTGCACTCAGATCAACCACATCAGGACTCGCAGTCACATGATCAGCCAGCATTGACGTGATGAAGTGGTCAGTTTGCACTCTTCACTGCCAAAACCTTCAATAATGCCAGGTCATCGTCTCTGCATCCTCAAGGATAGGATATTGATTCCCAGGATATTTGTATCCTAGAAGATAGCCTATTCGTACAGCTGAAAGAGTGTGCTTGTAAAGACTATAGAGCGACTCAACTAGTCTGATAAAcgaacatttttttattacattttgataTAAAATATATAGTGTACAGTACATATTGTGTCATCTGTAACATGAACACTGCGAAGGAGAAGTCTAGTTAAAAGATTGGATTTAGTTTTAATTTGTGGTTTAAAGTATTGCacaaacatttcagataatttaatacattttcaggATTAATGgttcaaaaaacaatgaataaatgaaagctcaaaattactgaaaaaataatgttaaaggGACTTTATAGACAGCAAAAAGCTAAAGACGAATGATAACAAAGAAGCTACAAACAATAGATTAAAGACTGGAAATGATAATGTTAAAAGTATTTGATAAACATTTGAAATAGTTGCCATTTATGCATTACATTTAGCAATACTTAAATGATGATAAAGCTAAAAATGACAACTCAGCAGTTGAAAAGCTATAACAAATCCCCTTTTCTATAATCGGTAGTGTTAAATaacataaatgaataaataaattcaaattaatGTAAAACACAATGTACTTGGCTTCATCCTAACGTGTGTTGGAGGTGCATCGTATGAAAAGGTGAAGAGGAACTACTGTAATTTTGATATATTGCATCTGCCTCACCACCATCATATGTGCATTTTAACTGCAGCACATAAATTCTACTTGTCTATTAAACCCTACATTTCCTGAAATCAGCTGCCTGCATGGAAGTCACCTGTGCAACATGTAGAAAAGATTAGGTGAGGCTTGCGTCACAGTCGGTTATCAGAGCAAATATACTTCTTGcatgttaaaaataacattctGCTGTAACTTAATCAAGAGCTTTGGATGTAGCAAATAAgtaaccagaaaaaaaaaacagtttggaaCTGAAAGTGCAAAGCTACATAATCTGCATGTGGATTTGACAGTCAAATAGAGCGATGGCGGATAAATATATACAATGCAAATAGAGCTTTGTGAAACACTCGTGAAGAAAAGTATAACTGGAAAAGCATGATGTAGCTGATCTCCAGCAGACTCCTTGTGTTCTTACAAACCATGGGCAGGTGTATGCTGAAACATGACACACATCAGAATTCATTAAAAATTAGATTAGAGCAGGAAGAATTCTGTGACATACTGTACATCTGACTTAGTCAAAACAGTCACACTGTAAACTGGCAAAAGCAATTTATTATATGTCTATAAACATGTCAAGCAAAAGTGCACAATATTCCAAAATGTGAGATTTCTTGTGAATTaatgaaacatttcatttgtacACATGCACCATCCCATCCCCGTAAGAAAACAAACGTAgctctgtcaaaatgtgttgcTATAAGTGTATTAAACAGGTTCTTATGCAAACAACACCATTCTTCAAAGCAAACAAGCAGACACTTCCACAGGCAGTATGGACTGTAGGGCTTATACAGAGGCTTCTCAAACAAAGGTAACATGTTCCACATTGAGCAACAAACTGGCCATCTGAGAAGTAAAAACAGTGAAGCACAATCCTTTAAAGCATGCTCAGCTCAATGAGGCGGCCAGCAAACACCCCTAATGTTCCGATTAGACACACGGCCATGAAGACACACAGCAGAATGTGATCCAGCACCATGGCCACAAACTTCCACTCTTCGGCAGCCTGGAAAAAGAGCAGGGACAATGTGTCACAAACGCAGAAAGAGAAGCGACTGTAAAGCCACATTAGAAACACTTTTCATTGTAAGAAAGGTTACATTGTTGGAGTCTTCATCTGATTTCATGGTTTCTGCGATGTACTTGACTCCTTCAATGGCACTGCGGACATCTGGATTCTTTGTGATGGGGGACTGGTAGGGAACCGCAGAGGCCTGGTTGCCAGAAATATCTGAGATGTCAAAGTCACCACCGTAGATGGTTTTGGCCTGTTTCTCTTTGCCTGGACGCTTCATCGTCGAGAAGAACATGATGTTGGGAATGGTTTCAATAAAAACCTGCCGTAAACAATAGGAAAAGAAGCGCACTGTGTCAAAAAGTGCAACATCGGAGCAGttacacaaagagaaaaacacaacaaacacatgtTCTGTGTGCTTCCACTAGATGGCAATGCAATGCagatgaaaaaaatcatgtatCTCTAGAACTGTCCAAGCTTGTGAGACTCGTTCATTTGCAGTCATTCAGCTCCACAGTTCCCCTTTTGCTCACCTTGCGGACCCAGTCTGGCATTGTGTGAGTGTTTGGGGAGCGGTGGTGGGTGTTGATCACAATgacagtgatgatgatggatgcgATGACAAACACCATGGTGAAGAGCATGTACTTCCCGATGAGCGGCACGGCGCTGGAGGTGGAGGGGATGAGCTCCACGATGACCAGCAGGAACACAGTCAGAGACAGCAAGACCGAGATGCTCAGAGTCATCTTCTCACCTTGGAGACACAACAAACCAATTTCACTGctccttgtgtcttttttttaagtttgtctgaaaaacaccaaaagctaCAGAACATCAGAGGCAGCTGTTGAGGAAGAAATGCTTGTGATAAGTTAACATTTAGACTGATGGTTTCCACCTGAGAGGTCAGGATCTAATTAGAACATTTGTGAGATGACTGACTGAgaataaaatggacaaaactatTGCACTTCAAAGTCCATTGAACAGCATGCAATCTTCATCAGCAGACGGATTTTGCtcatgaaaatgatcaaaagctTCAAACCAGTTACTGAAAGGACCTTGAGGTGAGACTGTTTTTGCAGGCGCTGCGTGGAAGATCACAAAACCTTGCAAACTTAGAGAACAAATTGCAGTGTTATTTCTTCAGACCTACCTCCGATCTTTGACTGTCTTGTCTGCTATTTTTAACTGTtctaggttaaaaaaaaatcattcaaataatTATCAAACAATCCCTCAATCCGTGAAACTGGTTCTCTATGGTATAGCACATACAAAATGTGAACAGTGTGAAAGACCTTAAggagaaaatgttttgagacCCTAATTAGATCATTACTTCAGTCTCATGCACTGAATAGTTGCTAAGAGGTTTAATATCACTGAACTTTGATGCAGTTAAAGAGGACAAGCTGTGTTTTCCCCACTAtaacaaactttaaaaatgtccacagGCAGTAACAGATTCTGTgccatttaaacacattttacttCAAAGAAAGACCGAAACCTTGAAATCAGAGTTGGTAACGTGCTGCCGCCACATTTAACCATGAGCATGCAGTCGAGATACTCTGCCACAAGGGAGGGCTGTTTCTATAGGCCTGATTTCTGAGTCCCGTCAGCTAATCAGGAATCCGCCTCCAGAATTTATAAGCCAGCACAATGATTGCATTGTTCACCCCCATtaacaaatcacatttaaaaagtaaCAGGCAGCTTCTGTTTTATAAAAGTAGGACCCGAACAAGTAAACAGATTCTGACATCGTTTCACACCAGCAAAAATGTAagacatgttttttatttatttttttgttgctcagTAAGATCAGTTATCCCAGAGAGAGCGTCTTTTGgcaccagcttctcctccacactATCCTGTCAGCAGCCATATCAGAAACAGGGATCAAGTGATGTATTATACATTAAAGCAAAGGCCTGCTTTCAGACATGACAGCACAGAGGGACTCTGGGTAATGAGGCAGACCTACACACTGGGAACACGGCCAGATGTGCACATAAGCTGTGCAGTTCCTGTTGCAGCCGATGGATGCTGGGACGCTCAAGACTGACGGGCTGCATCAGATACGAAGATCTGTCCAACATGGTGCCAGTTTATATTATAAAACAAATATAATGTTGCAAATTTAAGTAGATATGATCTCATTCTGACAAATTGCAAATTCATGCGATATTGGTGCACGTTCCTTGTAGTTCACTCATACAGTGAGCATCTGTATACTTTTCACCTGGAATACTGTACAGCACCTAAGCAGTGAGTGTGGATTTAATACAATGCTACAGTAAGCAGCCAGTTACCTAAATTTAACATTAACTGGAACTGGAAATGGGAAAACAGTGAGCTGGTTTTGTCTAAAGTTAAAGTTCCTCTGCTGCCATGGAAGCTGAAAatgaaggctttttttttttcacagaaatgatcaattcctgccttaaaatgtctTAGGTGTAACTCTCCTCCACCACTCACTGCTGCTCTAGGACACCATCTCTATGACTTTGttcaacactgtaaaactgctgcACTACAAATTGATAAgttgtaatgttggagtaattcagccatgtATGTTGtagcatataaaaacactgtatgGCCAAATGAACAAGGTTAAAAACGTGATTGATTTTTACACAAGAGAATCTTAATAAAATGCACTCACCAGCGCCCCTAAAGCTCACTAATTTGCAAATCAAATCTGAACAAATACCAAAATGTAAATAAGGTCAGTTTCCAGTTTAAAGTCTGTGTTCTGGACTATTTTTCTTGACCAGGTTCACCTCCTGGACTCTTGTTGTGCCTGTAAGGTTGCAGAACGAAACGAAAGAGACCTAGCGTGCAAATTATTGAGCTTTAAAGGCGGTGGAAGGGGGAGTGTGTTACCTTTGGACATAGCCAGGTTCACTGCTTCCTCCTGCTTGTGGccattatgctaagctaagctaactggttGCTGCAGCTTCATATTTAGGTACCGTACACAGAGTGGAACTAGCTGTTTGTCTTGGAAAGAAAGCACATAATGCATATCCATAAAAGTTAAACTATTGCCTTGAATGTATTAATTTCATTTAGTTCCACATTGCAATTTGCTTAGAAAGTCAAATACAACTTCTTGAAAGGCAGGTTTAACTTGCTACTTACTAACAACGTAGCAAGCAGCTTATATTCTCCAACAAAACGTTGTGtgtgacaaaaacatacagaaatatATCATTTATTGAAAGAGTTATTGTACATATACTATATAAAGAATGtttaaatgatattttctgGTACATATCATTGGTTTACTGATGCCGTGAGTGTCAACATACCAGAATCTGTAGGAAGGTAGAAGACCATACCCGTCAGGAAGGAGAAGAGCATGCAGGGGATAATGACGTTGACAATGAAGTATAATGGAAGTCGCAGCATGAGGAAATGATAGGTGATGTCCAGGTAGGGGGTGTCAGGGCAGCAGGCGTAGGGCACCTCGTGCCTAATGCCACGAAAATCCTTCATCATCCACTCTCCACTCTCCATGAAGTGACTTAGGTCTGGGCGATCACTGTCCTGAAATAAGATGCAATAAACATGGGTATTAGTATTTCAAGTTCTGTATTTGTCAAATGTATCAGTCTCAGCCGGTTAACTGTTTCTGTATGCTAGCGTTATTGTAGGTATTTTGTATTTGCTGGTAAAAAGTTGCCTCAAATTTCTGCCTACATTCAAAAGTGattgtgaaataaaatgttaaatgctAAACTGTACTGAATTTGTACATTTACATTCAATCTTAAAGCATGAATCTACAGTCAGGAGACAGGGGCTTCTCAGTGAGAATTTTAACAGGACATGTTGGACCATTACACAATAGTATTTGTAAAACATCTTCTTAATGTTGCATTGAGAATGCCCTCATTTTGTTGCCATGTAATATAAAAGGACGTTCTATAATGTGGTACCTCAGGAAAATCCCCCTAAAATCCTTATAACATTGTCAATCATATCATAAGATTGTTTTGTTAATTACACTCCATCATTGGAGGAAACTGCATCACTGACAGCGTTCTCCAAACATTCTTAAATTGTTGCAGTTTATGTCTTAGCTGACTTTTAACCTTATGGGAACATTGCTGGGAATGATAAATATCtctgaaatgttcttttcaACAATAAACTAAAGTGTTTTTGAACTTTTCGGTAATGTTAGTCAGTGTTGTGGGAACATTTCCTGCTACCAaagttagcaaaaaaaaaactgaaagcaggAGGGAAACGTGTAACttgacaaagacaacaaaacaagccGTCTTATgagcatgttttctttgttgaatCAGTATAAAAACTGTGTAGAAATGATGAATTCTGTTATTTTGAGTGCAGGATTTTGTCCAGCTTCATTTTTAGGCTAAGCTAAGATGCTTTGTGTTTGCATACAGATATAACAGTGATATCAATCCTGTCATCTAACTCTGAGCATAAAAGTAACCGTGCATAGATTAAGTGGTATTACAGGAATGATGTTGACCAAGTTTCCATCGTACGTCCAGGTGCCCAGCTTCATAGTGCAGTTCTGGAGGTCAAAGGGGAAGTGCAGCACAGTAATCTCACAGTAGCTCTTGAAGATGGCAGGTGGGTTCCATGTGATCATCCCTGTGTGCTCCAGCAGTGCTTTGGTAAAATGAACGATGGCAAAGTCACCGTCAGCGCTGCGGGCACACAAGCACAGGCAGCATCAACATGGGGGATAATAAGCTAAATGTTAACGCAGGGGGACGTCAGTGCCCGAGGATGGCTGAGGTTGGCACAAGTTGTTGTCACAGCAAAGCTGGTTGTCAGGGAGAAACAGCAGTGTGTCAGACGCAGCATATGGTGTGGAGAAGGAGGGGGGACACTGCGAAACAGAGGCCAGATTTAGCCCTGATGAAATCTGAGCTTTCACACACTACAGACAGCTGTATAGGAAAGTATGATTCAACATGTCACTGACAGCTGCGTTGATTGTTTCTAGAAGTCAGGGTGTTCGGGTCACTCAAAGCTTATATGAAAGAAAATAgtgcaagaaaaaagaaaacaagagacGTGGCATGGATCAAATATAGCCTGCTAGCATACTTGTTGTAGAGAACCAGATCAGGACGCCAAATGTCAGCGGAGGGGACTCTGATCTTTTTGATGCCGCCATAATCCTCTGGGTTCCACTGCAAGTTCACATCTTTCCATtgctgaaaaaacagacaaggaGAGTCAGAACAATGGAAAGTAGCTCAGCAAATATAACTATTATTGAGGTTTTGATATGTGAAAGAAAGCTGAAAGAACTCTGTGTCAATACATtctcattttgaagaaaaagaataaaaatttgtATGGGAATTTTCCAAACTACTAAAAGAATGATGCATTTCatattttgcagttatttgatAGTGGGTTAATCTATCTCTTTGGCATCAAACTTTACAAAGTATATAGAGCAGCAATACTGAATTAAATCCAACAAACTCATCTTGGCACAAAGGATTAAAGGAAGACCTTTGACAAAACACAAGCAGCATAGCACACGACCCACATCTGGCTCTGGCCTTTAGAGAAGAGatggaaaagggaaaaaagctgcatttttttccttttaagtaTTGCTTCTCTTGATGATTTCTGCAATATACTGCTTGTGCAATGTCTCTCTTGCGTGATATCacaacaagaacacaaaaaatattaacTGAACCTGTTTGAGTCGCACGTTGCTGCTGACGATCTGGTTGACCTCATCCTGCGGACACAGGTGAATGTGTTTAGACAGCTGATGACAGGGAATCTTAATGCAGATGGGGGTTATATACGGTGACACGAGACCTCACCACACTGATGAGCTGGATGAGCTGAAGACCCACAGTAACAACCACTCTATCCTTGAAGTGATTGACTGGACGGACGACCTTATTGTAACCAGTGAAAAGGGTTTCAACCAGACGGGTTTCATCAGGGGAGGCCCAGACAGCacctacacaaacaaacaaggacAGCCTCATACTTATTTACTAATGAGTTCGTCACATTTGAAACTATTTAGACAGTGAATGATGCTTTTGAGGGACAATGCGACTCTTGTTTATTAAGTGTGCTGGAAAACTGTTACAATGTGCCAATATAGTGATGTTGCTTTCAGACCATCTGATGCCTGAGCTGAGTTCTTTTAATATGACTTGAAAATAGATGTGACAAGCTCCATAGTATAGGCAAATCATGTTTGTGAATATAAGCACACAACAGACCGATACTGACCCACTTTCATATGATGTGGATACAGTGTGTGTAGTCAAGCTCAAtgccaaaaacatcacatttagtGATTTAGAAACGCTGATAGCGGATAGATATTCATCAAGCTCCTGTTCTTCAACCTGCAGGTCTCTGAAAATGGCTCATTTGTTTTTACATATGCTCACCTACTTGGATTTGGTGTCTAAATTTAGCAATACTCCATTTAAACATGTGATGGCACTCTCGTAAGGGTTGCTAGTAGAGATATTCTTTTGCTATTTCTGTCACATATATGTCACAAGCCAGCCCAGGATccactttaatttttttcagctaACCTGTAAGTGAAGGTCATTTTCCTGCAACATGCTGTTTGAATGCTTGAATGATTCTGGACACATTCAACAGAGTAAACTAAGAAACTGCCTGTCCCATAAATATGCAAGGCACTCCATGTGGcgaaaagcaaaagaaaacaaaatacagGTCGTTGCCAGTAAATTTAAATTTGCTCATTAGTTTGGTCTTTGACTTGAATCATCTTACACTGACCTGAGAGGTTCAgtaaaatcaaaaaagaaagGCTTCAGTGAATATATTTATCTGTGATTCTAACTTTTTCTAACTTGATTCAACACAAAACCTAATTACAAcaagtgaaaacacacattttaacatatattttctctattttgaaCAGCTTCTTACCTGCTAGAATGattagatgaaaaatgaaaaacacagtatTCATTCTTGCCAATAAAGTCAGGCATCCAAAACCACGATCCGACCTCAACGCGTTGCCCGTTGACCACTTGAGAATTAAAAAGGCTTTGACCCACCTAAAACATTCTTTCAACGCTGGCAAATGACTTACTGTTCAACCTCCGGGCTCTCCACCGGCAGTCTTGTTGTTATTGTCTGACAGTGGATGTGAATGAGTGGCATCCAATGCTTGTCATTTGAGAGGACCACATTCTTTGTCATCTGTTATGAGATCAACGTGCCAGAGCAATCCAGCACTGAAATATCCCACCGGGAAGTTGGCCACACACAGCGTCGAGGTGCAATGACACAACACATGCTTGTTGCTGTCAGTTTTTCTTATATCAATGATAAACTATTATTTGAAACTTCGAAGTCTGTATATACATTTTATATACAAACTTGTGTAATGGAGATTACATGGAAAAATTGAAGAGTGATCTGACTGTGTGAGCttgttaaaaggaaaaaaatcatgtgTGATGGATGATTTTAACTGGGGTTACCTATGACATAATTCATATTGTTGTAAAGTGTtggattttaaatatatttatgtacTTTTTTCCAGTTTCGATTTCAGgaacagcaaataaaacagcCTGAAACTATTCTGgttttgtattgtattatatGACCCCCATCAACTAGAGATGTCCAAACAAAATAGAAGTTTGAGCATCTGCAGCAAAGACATATAGACTGAAATCTCTAGAATCTATTGTTGAATGGAGTTTGTTGTGAGATTCATCAGAAACTTTTTCACTTTGTGCAGTGCTTGGTCAGGCAACATGGATTTACTTGAGGTTAACAGCTTAGAATTACATAacaagcaagaaaagcactcagagagcatagtactctgccaaggctgctcggtCATTGTATGCTTTCAAATGGACAAGtctgcagtggtcgatttgtagcaGGGTTGCGATCAGGCAGCTGACGCAGTGTTCACTTTTTGTCATAGTTAGAGTGGCAGTGGCACCGTCTCACAATAATACCACAATCTTCAACCgcaccactgccaaaatcaaatcaggtggtccttgtgtcatttctgaccgtccctgaaaatttcatccaaatccatttttccGTTTtcgagtaatgttgctgacagacagacagacagacagacagacagacagacagacagacaaacaaacgtacGCAGATCATCACATAGCTCCCCGTGTTCCTTGGAGGAGtaaaaagaatttattttatGGTAAACATCATAAATTTAGGGCATTTTGTTGAATCTTCCTGTACTGGGAATGTTACTTGTTGGATAGAGaaaatctggatttttaaaaaactttatgAATATTTTGAGAAAATCCTCCATGAAGTTAATACACATGTAGCGCAAATCTGCCATATATTATACATGTGTAGAAGGCTCCACTCAACATTAATTCTCTAAACCTAAAAATCAGACTTGAGCAAAGGAGGATGGAATCAGTTCATTTTGAATGTTTAGCTAGATGGGTGCTCAGACGGTGAGATAGAAGAGAGGGAAAGTGCTTTTTGGGCACCAgtgatttcagttttattttgtttttgagcaGTTCTGTAGGCttaaatttgtagttttattgcAGTAAAGAACTGATTGTGAAATTCAATTAGAACCTACAGTATTGTATATGCTAATTTGTCCCACTGTTTAGCATGTGGAAGCTTgtataaatgtattaaaaagtTTTTAACATATCCCACTGTGGTGATAAGCAGATACAggcatgtttaaaatgtttattataacCATTTACAGTTACAGCTTTTATTATCACAACTGTGTTTCCCTATATTGTCATTAGATATCTCACAGTGTCTATTGGTTGAACAGTTAAACTACATTAAATTACTCTGGTAAACACTTAAACATACAAAgtatttattaatgttaatatAATACTGCATCCATGTGCTAAACAGGAAGACATAAAGATTCATATGTTCATTAATAACCTTTCAGTGGAGATGATGAAGATTCACCTTATTTATTGTTAAGATATTCCCACTGTGCCTCAGAAATCCAGTTAGCGAAacataagaaataaaatgctaTCAGATAATTCAGCTTTGTGTTTCCTGGGGTCCAGGTGTTAAAACCACAAATCCCTTCTTTGCTCCTCACTACGCCGTCCTGTGGGGCCTGTGACGGGTCAAGCAACTCAATTTCCTCACATCCCCGATGCGTTTAATCAACCAACCACTCAACCACAGGCCTCATTCATCTCACTTAAGGACAAATGACCATTTTGGCAACATGTGAATTAAGAGAGATTCGCTTCAACCCtcccccctcttcctccctgcCTGCAGTcactcaggtcatctggatTTACACCATGCTAGCACCATTTTATCGTTCTCCAAGTCTGTCATTTACCACAGGACGAACCTTCATTGTATCTGCTCAGTCGATCTCACCACAGCCGGACACTTTTGGTCCTCTGTCCGGTGTTAATTATACCACTCTGAAGACTCACACTACGATTCCTCCCTCTGGAGGGCGAtgcgctgtgtgtgtttacagctgCTCTGTAAATGTTCATTGAATCTGAATGAAAGCGCCTATGTAATATCTGCGGGGGGTGGATGGAAGCCGGACAACATACTGGATGTTTATGCCCTGATGAAGATTAAAAGGATTAGAGTTTTCACAGAAGAGATTATGATGTGCTTTAAGGGATGCATTGTTCcaacacaaatataaaaataacaagCACAGGACAGCGCTGCTCCTTTAGAGAAAATCATATTCATTATTCTAAATCCTTATGTGTAGCTTCTCTGTTACTGGGTATGTATGTGATGTTTTCAagcatttttgcctttttcaggATACAAAATCACTGCTCATTTACAATCcacagctgttttgttttctatgtaacatttaaaaaatatgaaattgtcaaGCCTTGGCCAGCAATTAAACAGATCAAACATTTCCATTTCAAATATGTTGCACTGATGAACTGAGTATTTCTTTGCATTTCAGTATTTGAAAATTCAGGTCAGCCTTCTGCAGGGAGAAAAACATTAGCATCCAGTTAAGAGGGAAAGGTCAGTTATCTCATGGATCACAGCCTTTCAAATTTAGTCCCATTGCTGTGAATAATGCACATCCAGTGCACAATACATTTAGCAGACGCTACTTTAGCATGGTG
It includes:
- the LOC110954378 gene encoding acetylcholine receptor subunit alpha; its protein translation is MNTVFFIFHLIILAGAVWASPDETRLVETLFTGYNKVVRPVNHFKDRVVVTVGLQLIQLISVDEVNQIVSSNVRLKQQWKDVNLQWNPEDYGGIKKIRVPSADIWRPDLVLYNNADGDFAIVHFTKALLEHTGMITWNPPAIFKSYCEITVLHFPFDLQNCTMKLGTWTYDGNLVNIIPDSDRPDLSHFMESGEWMMKDFRGIRHEVPYACCPDTPYLDITYHFLMLRLPLYFIVNVIIPCMLFSFLTGMVFYLPTDSGEKMTLSISVLLSLTVFLLVIVELIPSTSSAVPLIGKYMLFTMVFVIASIIITVIVINTHHRSPNTHTMPDWVRKVFIETIPNIMFFSTMKRPGKEKQAKTIYGGDFDISDISGNQASAVPYQSPITKNPDVRSAIEGVKYIAETMKSDEDSNNAAEEWKFVAMVLDHILLCVFMAVCLIGTLGVFAGRLIELSML